The nucleotide window TTGAGGAGCAGGCTGAGACGGTTTTTCGCACGCCTCTTTTGATCGGAATCATGTTGGTTGTAATGGGGATTGTTCTCTATTTAGTTGACTCGAAGGCAAGTAGTTGTAAGGATGTGGATCGCATTACTCTGGGAGACAGCATTCTGGTCGGCATATCTCAAGCTTTTGCCATTATTCCCGGCGTTTCCCGTTCCGGCGTTACGATGACGGCCGGGCGTTTTCGCGGTATGACCAGGGAGGCGGCAGCCCGGTTTTCCTTTTTGCTTTCGACGCCCATCATTATCGGCGCCGGGATTGTCAAGTTAAAAGATCTGGCGCCTGGTGAGATTAATGTTGTTTTTCTAACCGGGGTTATTTCATCGGCAGTGGTAGGTTTTTTATCTATTAAGTTCCTTCTTAAATATCTCGCTGAACGCAGTTTTGCTATTTTTGTATGGTACCGGCTGGTAATCGGAGTGGCGGTAATTATCCTGGCTCTGGTTAGAACCTGAAGAATTGAAGCCCTGAAGAAATTACTTCGGGGCTTTTTTATAGCAAGCGGCAAGGAGTTTGGCAATTTTTGTGGTATATTACTATTGGGAGGGTTGAAGTTGAAGGCTTCCAAACAGCAGAAAGA belongs to Dehalococcoidia bacterium and includes:
- the uppP gene encoding undecaprenyl-diphosphatase UppP, which produces MTVLQALVLGIVQGLGEFLPISSSAHLVLVPWALGWQYAGLTFDVALHMGTLVAVVAYFWRDWFAILDRGLRRRETREKTLFWYLVAATVPGAAFGYIFEEQAETVFRTPLLIGIMLVVMGIVLYLVDSKASSCKDVDRITLGDSILVGISQAFAIIPGVSRSGVTMTAGRFRGMTREAAARFSFLLSTPIIIGAGIVKLKDLAPGEINVVFLTGVISSAVVGFLSIKFLLKYLAERSFAIFVWYRLVIGVAVIILALVRT